In Zingiber officinale cultivar Zhangliang chromosome 6A, Zo_v1.1, whole genome shotgun sequence, a single genomic region encodes these proteins:
- the LOC121994543 gene encoding zinc finger protein 1-like, translating to MESPPPPAVDLSLTLSSSSSLPPPPPPPLRDAVRLFPCLFCNKKFLKSQALGGHQNAHKKERSTGWWHSNSYLHLRPPLLAPAAFSGDHFRHCQGSFFPVASHSCRPASETVDFLNWQRASHCPQTAAAAAAAAPDEDRAALFDLSLKL from the coding sequence ATGGAATCGCCTCCTCCGCCCGCCGTGGATCTCTCCCTCACCTTGTCATCGTCGTCGtcgctgccgccgccgccgccgccgccattgCGGGACGCCGTCCGCCTCTTCCCCTGTCTCTTCTGCAACAAGAAGTTCCTCAAGTCGCAGGCGCTCGGGGGTCACCAAAACGCCCACAAGAAGGAGCGGAGCACCGGGTGGTGGCATTCGAATTCCTACCTGCACCTCCGGCCGCCACTGCTGGCGCCCGCCGCATTCTCCGGCGACCACTTCCGCCACTGCCAGGGGTCCTTCTTCCCCGTAGCCTCCCACTCGTGCAGGCCGGCAAGCGAGACCGTCGACTTCCTCAATTGGCAGAGAGCATCGCACTGCCCCCagactgctgctgctgctgctgcagctGCTCCGGACGAAGACAGAGCCGCCTTGTTCGATCTATCCTTGAAACTTTAG